In Halobaculum limi, one DNA window encodes the following:
- a CDS encoding CbiX/SirB N-terminal domain-containing protein: protein MSQALVIVAHGSHLNPGSSAPTYDHADTIRAAGAFDEVRTGFWKEEPSLREVLRTCEADEVYVVPMFISEGYFTEQVIPRELRLDDWDVADWDSDGLSADVATYTAEDTGQTVHYCGPVGTHESMTDVLVRRAESVTGNPDVGEGFGFAVVGHGTERNANSAKAIEYHAQRVREMDRFDEVQALYMDEEPEVDDVTDFFEVEDVVVVPLFISDGFHTQEDIPEDMGLTDDYRTGYDVPAEVDGHRIWYAGAVGTEALMADVVLERAADAGADVTAAIETVRETTRVAPGADD from the coding sequence ATGAGTCAGGCGCTGGTCATCGTCGCCCACGGGTCGCATCTCAACCCCGGGTCGAGCGCACCCACCTACGACCACGCGGACACCATCCGCGCGGCCGGGGCGTTCGACGAGGTTCGAACCGGCTTCTGGAAAGAAGAGCCGAGTCTCCGGGAGGTGCTCCGCACCTGCGAGGCCGACGAGGTGTACGTCGTCCCGATGTTCATCTCGGAGGGCTACTTCACCGAGCAGGTCATCCCCCGGGAACTCCGCCTCGACGACTGGGACGTGGCCGACTGGGACTCCGACGGCCTCTCGGCGGACGTCGCCACCTACACCGCCGAAGACACCGGACAGACCGTCCACTACTGCGGGCCGGTCGGCACCCACGAGTCGATGACTGACGTCCTCGTTCGCCGCGCCGAGAGTGTCACCGGCAACCCCGATGTGGGCGAGGGGTTCGGCTTCGCCGTCGTCGGCCACGGCACCGAACGCAACGCAAACTCCGCGAAGGCCATCGAGTACCACGCCCAGCGCGTACGCGAGATGGACCGCTTCGACGAGGTGCAGGCGCTGTACATGGACGAGGAACCAGAAGTCGACGACGTGACCGACTTCTTCGAGGTCGAAGACGTCGTCGTCGTCCCCCTGTTCATCTCCGACGGCTTCCACACGCAGGAGGACATCCCCGAGGACATGGGCCTCACCGACGACTACCGCACCGGCTACGACGTGCCCGCCGAAGTGGACGGCCACCGCATCTGGTACGCCGGCGCGGTCGGCACGGAGGCGCTGATGGCCGACGTCGTCCTCGAACGCGCCGCCGACGCGGGCGCGGACGTGACGGCTGCCATCGAGACGGTCCGTGAGACCACTCGCGTCGCTCCGGGGGCGGACGACTGA
- a CDS encoding methytransferase partner Trm112, whose translation MKESLLDIVCCPLDKHDLDLEVTEREEGDDSEIIEGTLTCTDCGETYPIEDGIPNLLPPDMRE comes from the coding sequence ATGAAGGAGTCCCTGTTGGACATCGTCTGCTGTCCGCTGGACAAACACGACCTCGACCTCGAGGTGACCGAACGCGAAGAGGGTGACGACAGTGAAATCATCGAGGGGACGCTCACCTGCACCGACTGCGGGGAGACGTACCCCATCGAAGACGGTATCCCGAATCTCCTGCCGCCGGATATGCGCGAGTAA
- a CDS encoding DUF357 domain-containing protein has protein sequence MPADLDEKTTRYGEMLEAALAEAEVCVPEGTPLYAMAEECEEMAVSYLEDGRHFRANDDPVNALASYSYGYGWLDCGVRLGLFTIPEDTHLFTME, from the coding sequence ATGCCCGCCGACCTCGACGAGAAGACGACCCGGTACGGCGAGATGCTGGAGGCCGCCCTCGCGGAGGCAGAGGTGTGCGTCCCCGAGGGGACGCCGCTGTACGCGATGGCCGAGGAGTGCGAGGAGATGGCCGTCTCGTATCTGGAGGACGGTCGCCACTTCCGCGCGAACGACGACCCCGTGAACGCGCTCGCGTCCTACTCCTACGGCTACGGATGGCTCGACTGCGGCGTTCGCCTCGGCCTGTTCACGATTCCCGAGGACACCCACCTGTTCACGATGGAGTGA
- a CDS encoding DR2241 family protein: MLARQFDALLGEAESGIEFDGLHVAHEHDDGDGDGGYTFATPDHEATGLSESELHAHADDSSYVTNWYFWEREVQRHDSPRRAFLRHAEAADHHAVHERYDALADGMVTEWGQLRIEATVDADDGYRHYDVRHVDDADHAVDDLEAYHDPLDARDIAKFDDDGEYRPLKTATNLQTGWVFSDLSWRDAVETVETLYPATVANWYREQQGTLDVDHWADTMERQTGIYGIVSELPREAVEWVAEAACDDSQCTKRREWQYSADDELAADGGTGAFPCREPCSLVVAAGRKWTKLEEEEPREYTFHLTPSEKEQVEGIIEAVADDRVDEIREADVYEDANRYRTRYLRAKLFDDHGNLGGVPTEPDEHHGENHDDHSDDGDHSDHSDDGDHSDHSDDGDHDDHSDDGDHSDHSDDGDHDDHSDDGDHDDHSDDGDHDDHSDHDDEE, encoded by the coding sequence ATGCTCGCGCGACAGTTCGACGCCCTCCTCGGCGAAGCCGAATCGGGCATCGAGTTCGACGGTCTCCACGTGGCACACGAACACGACGACGGGGACGGTGACGGCGGCTACACGTTCGCCACACCCGACCACGAGGCGACCGGCCTCTCGGAGTCGGAACTCCACGCCCACGCCGACGACAGTTCGTACGTCACGAACTGGTACTTCTGGGAGCGGGAGGTCCAGCGACACGACTCCCCGCGTCGGGCGTTCCTCCGCCACGCGGAGGCCGCCGACCACCACGCGGTCCACGAGCGATACGACGCCCTCGCCGACGGGATGGTCACCGAGTGGGGGCAACTCCGAATCGAGGCGACCGTCGACGCCGACGACGGCTACCGCCACTACGACGTGCGCCACGTCGACGACGCCGACCACGCGGTCGACGACTTGGAGGCGTACCACGACCCCCTCGACGCTCGCGACATCGCAAAGTTCGACGACGACGGAGAGTACCGCCCGCTGAAGACGGCGACGAACCTCCAGACGGGGTGGGTGTTCTCCGACCTCTCGTGGCGCGACGCCGTCGAGACGGTCGAGACGCTGTACCCCGCGACGGTCGCCAACTGGTACCGCGAACAGCAGGGGACGCTCGACGTCGACCACTGGGCAGACACGATGGAGCGACAGACGGGCATCTACGGCATCGTCTCCGAGTTGCCACGCGAGGCCGTCGAGTGGGTCGCGGAGGCGGCGTGTGACGACTCCCAGTGTACGAAACGCCGGGAGTGGCAGTACAGCGCGGACGACGAACTCGCGGCCGACGGCGGCACCGGCGCGTTCCCGTGCCGGGAGCCGTGTTCGCTCGTCGTCGCCGCCGGGCGCAAGTGGACGAAGTTAGAGGAAGAAGAGCCTCGCGAGTACACGTTCCACCTCACGCCCAGCGAGAAAGAACAGGTCGAGGGCATCATCGAGGCCGTCGCCGACGACCGGGTCGACGAGATACGCGAGGCCGACGTGTACGAGGACGCCAACCGCTACCGGACGCGCTACCTCCGCGCGAAACTGTTCGACGACCACGGCAACCTCGGTGGTGTTCCGACCGAACCCGACGAACATCACGGCGAGAACCACGACGACCACAGCGACGACGGCGACCACAGCGACCACAGCGACGACGGCGACCACAGCGACCACAGCGACGACGGCGACCACGACGACCACAGCGACGACGGCGACCACAGCGACCACAGCGACGACGGCGACCACGACGACCACAGCGACGACGGCGACCACGACGACCACAGTGACGACGGCGACCACGACGACCACAGCGACCACGACGACGAGGAGTAA
- the cysS gene encoding cysteine--tRNA ligase — MGLSVTNTLTGEREAFEPASDDEVLLYVCGLTVSDDAHLGHARLWFHADVLDRWLTWLGYDVRHVENVTDVNEKIAARVGERDGWDTEADVARHFTQQVIDDMRGLNLKRAEVYPRVSEHVPEIIALIERLIESGHAYEANGSVYFDVTSFDDYGHLSNQRPDELEADDDVDAHTEKRHPADFALWKADGVSAEAVREHRKHDHDGDLPTGQTWESPWGEGRPGWHIECSAMSTTHLGDTLDVHMGGRDLVFPHHENEIAQSEAATEHTFARYWLHNGLLETKEDKMSSSLGNFFTVSDALDEFGVNVVRTFYLGAQYRGDQVFSADAMTEAEERWERLERAYETAVDACDSVDAHAKATDDDLRGAVDDARETVVESMNDDLNVRGAFGALLELATAVNSHVDSVDAGGDGETDDSDGYDYRGLHRAVETFEEFGGDVFGLELGREAGGDVELVEGLASLVLDVREAEREAGNYERADRLRDDLEALGLSVEDGDDGPEVRFE, encoded by the coding sequence ATGGGTCTGTCCGTGACCAACACCCTGACGGGCGAGCGCGAGGCGTTCGAGCCGGCGAGCGACGACGAGGTTCTCCTGTACGTCTGTGGGCTGACGGTCTCGGACGACGCCCACCTCGGCCACGCTCGGCTGTGGTTCCACGCCGACGTCCTCGACCGCTGGCTGACGTGGCTCGGCTACGACGTGCGCCACGTCGAGAACGTCACCGACGTGAACGAGAAGATCGCCGCCCGCGTCGGCGAACGCGACGGCTGGGATACCGAGGCCGACGTGGCCCGCCACTTCACCCAACAGGTGATCGACGACATGCGCGGGCTGAACCTCAAGCGCGCGGAGGTGTACCCTCGCGTCTCCGAACACGTCCCCGAGATCATCGCGCTCATCGAACGCCTGATCGAGTCGGGTCACGCTTACGAGGCCAACGGCTCCGTCTACTTCGACGTGACCTCCTTCGACGACTACGGCCACCTGTCGAACCAACGGCCCGACGAACTGGAGGCCGACGACGACGTGGACGCCCACACCGAGAAGCGCCACCCCGCCGACTTCGCGCTGTGGAAGGCCGACGGCGTCAGCGCGGAGGCAGTTCGCGAACACCGGAAACACGACCACGACGGTGACCTCCCCACCGGCCAGACGTGGGAGTCTCCGTGGGGCGAGGGGCGCCCTGGCTGGCACATCGAGTGCTCCGCGATGTCGACGACGCACCTCGGCGACACCCTCGACGTCCACATGGGCGGGCGTGACCTCGTGTTCCCCCACCACGAGAACGAGATTGCACAGAGCGAGGCCGCGACCGAGCACACGTTCGCCCGCTACTGGCTCCACAACGGTCTGCTAGAGACGAAGGAGGACAAGATGTCCTCCAGCCTGGGCAACTTCTTCACCGTCTCGGACGCCCTCGACGAGTTCGGCGTCAACGTCGTGCGCACGTTCTACTTGGGCGCACAGTACCGCGGTGACCAAGTGTTCTCCGCGGACGCGATGACCGAGGCCGAAGAGCGGTGGGAACGACTCGAACGCGCCTACGAGACGGCCGTCGACGCCTGCGACTCCGTCGACGCACACGCGAAGGCGACCGACGACGACCTCCGTGGCGCGGTCGACGACGCCCGCGAGACGGTCGTCGAGTCGATGAACGACGACCTGAACGTGCGAGGAGCGTTCGGTGCCCTCCTCGAACTGGCGACGGCGGTGAACAGCCACGTCGACAGCGTCGACGCCGGTGGCGACGGAGAGACGGATGACTCCGACGGCTACGACTACCGCGGGCTTCACCGGGCAGTCGAGACGTTCGAGGAGTTCGGCGGCGACGTGTTCGGTCTCGAACTCGGGCGCGAGGCCGGCGGCGACGTGGAACTGGTCGAGGGTCTCGCGTCGCTCGTCTTGGACGTTCGCGAGGCCGAACGCGAGGCGGGCAACTACGAGCGTGCCGACCGCCTCCGCGACGACTTGGAGGCGCTCGGGCTCAGCGTCGAAGACGGCGACGACGGTCCGGAAGTTCGATTCGAGTAG
- a CDS encoding Lrp/AsnC family transcriptional regulator yields MKDGELDSTDRHILYYLQQDARSTSSSDIAEKLGLSASTVRTRLNKLESSGVVRGYHIDIDYDLAGYPLYTKIICTAPVPRRDELADRARDIRGVTAVREIMTGERNVYVNAIGRDHDDLDRITKDVDAIGLDVIDEQLIRDEYICPYHGFLDPGEEPVLDDDSDADGDDDSHTGRDDDGDT; encoded by the coding sequence ATGAAAGACGGCGAGTTGGACTCGACCGACCGACACATCCTCTACTACCTCCAACAGGACGCACGGTCGACGTCGTCGAGTGACATCGCAGAGAAACTGGGCCTGTCGGCGAGCACCGTTCGGACGCGGCTGAACAAACTGGAGTCGAGCGGGGTGGTCAGAGGCTATCACATCGACATCGACTACGACCTGGCGGGCTACCCGCTGTACACCAAGATCATCTGTACCGCGCCTGTCCCGAGACGGGACGAACTTGCCGACCGCGCCCGAGACATCCGCGGTGTCACCGCGGTTCGCGAGATTATGACGGGCGAACGGAACGTGTACGTCAACGCCATCGGTCGCGACCACGACGACCTCGACCGGATCACGAAAGACGTCGACGCCATCGGCCTCGACGTCATCGACGAGCAACTCATCCGCGACGAGTACATCTGCCCGTACCACGGCTTCCTCGACCCCGGCGAAGAACCCGTGTTGGACGACGACAGCGACGCCGACGGTGACGACGACAGCCACACCGGCCGCGACGACGACGGCGACACCTAG
- a CDS encoding DUF7524 family protein, with product MSSEGDPLGVTLNRDRLNEATAPDTYRADGDFAVELRNEGAPVHVHLRFQGPLAAVASVANSNYYVDEGATSAVGVSVADIDESVEGAVEIVTGHGADGTSVAVTVDPPPAPVDVDESFGSPRAAQRATAETNDDESGENTGGPTLPDLGSRLPDTGTLSVVAIAVAALLGAGVVAVTLDGLAVTLGVVAVLVAVVVAMFLLLEN from the coding sequence GTGTCGTCAGAGGGGGACCCGTTGGGGGTCACACTGAACCGGGACCGACTGAACGAGGCCACAGCGCCCGACACGTACCGCGCCGACGGCGATTTCGCCGTCGAACTCCGCAACGAGGGCGCACCAGTCCACGTCCACCTCCGGTTCCAGGGACCGCTCGCCGCGGTCGCGAGCGTCGCGAACTCGAACTACTACGTCGACGAGGGAGCGACCAGCGCCGTCGGCGTCTCCGTCGCAGACATCGACGAATCCGTCGAGGGCGCGGTAGAGATCGTCACCGGCCACGGCGCAGATGGGACGAGCGTCGCCGTCACCGTCGACCCGCCGCCGGCGCCGGTCGACGTCGACGAGTCGTTCGGGTCGCCACGGGCGGCCCAGCGTGCGACCGCCGAGACGAACGACGACGAGAGCGGGGAGAACACGGGCGGACCGACGCTCCCCGACCTCGGTTCGCGACTGCCCGACACCGGGACGCTCTCGGTCGTCGCCATCGCCGTCGCTGCCCTCCTCGGTGCGGGAGTCGTCGCCGTCACGCTGGACGGACTGGCCGTGACGCTCGGCGTCGTGGCGGTCCTCGTCGCCGTCGTCGTCGCGATGTTCCTGCTTCTGGAGAACTGA
- a CDS encoding prenyltransferase, producing MTRPAQVLLIVVVYWLGVAIALARGGSLDAVAVAGGAGATVATAVTVHYANEYADYDTDRRTERTPFSGGSGALVDLDVPDPRRFAWRATVASGVVAVAAVLAVGAVGVPVTTQVLLFAVFVLGWAYSLPPIRLISRGIGEATNVLLGAILLPLAGYATVATPDATAVLALVPFAWLVVPNLLATHYADREADAATGKRTLAVRFSGPALRRLGVGFAAGYPVLVGVVALVDLVPSIVVVAHALAVPPAAWTVRTLTRRRSPLPAVAAMVTLATASPLAWTWTWLAHA from the coding sequence ATGACGCGGCCGGCACAGGTGCTGCTCATCGTCGTGGTGTACTGGCTCGGCGTCGCCATCGCACTCGCTCGCGGCGGGTCGCTCGACGCCGTCGCAGTCGCCGGCGGTGCGGGCGCGACCGTCGCCACGGCCGTGACCGTCCACTACGCCAACGAGTACGCCGACTACGACACCGACCGCCGAACCGAGCGCACGCCGTTCTCGGGCGGGAGCGGGGCACTCGTCGACCTCGACGTGCCCGACCCGCGGCGCTTCGCGTGGCGAGCGACAGTCGCCAGCGGCGTCGTCGCCGTCGCCGCCGTCCTCGCTGTCGGCGCGGTGGGCGTCCCGGTCACGACCCAAGTGCTGCTGTTTGCGGTGTTCGTCCTCGGGTGGGCGTACTCTCTCCCGCCGATCAGACTCATTTCGCGTGGGATTGGCGAGGCGACGAACGTTCTGCTCGGGGCGATACTCCTCCCGCTTGCGGGGTACGCGACGGTCGCGACGCCCGACGCGACGGCGGTGCTCGCGCTGGTGCCGTTCGCGTGGCTGGTCGTCCCGAACCTCCTCGCGACCCACTACGCCGACCGTGAAGCCGACGCCGCGACGGGGAAGCGCACGCTCGCGGTTCGGTTCTCCGGTCCGGCGTTGCGACGCCTGGGCGTCGGGTTCGCCGCTGGCTATCCCGTCCTCGTCGGGGTCGTCGCCCTCGTGGATCTGGTTCCGTCGATCGTAGTCGTCGCCCACGCACTCGCGGTGCCGCCTGCGGCGTGGACCGTCCGGACGCTCACGCGCCGCCGGTCACCGCTCCCCGCAGTCGCCGCGATGGTGACGCTCGCGACGGCGTCGCCGCTCGCGTGGACGTGGACGTGGCTCGCGCACGCCTGA
- a CDS encoding redoxin domain-containing protein produces MPDSIAVGAPAPTFSLRNLGPGPDPYGLADAAADHDGLLLLFQRDYLCGNCRKQVAHVKTRYEEFAAVDAEVASVLPESPERTRDWQASVELPYPVLADPDGETGDAYDQPVRFGALGNLFDLVGRMPLALVVDLRDEPTISSAFPGTRPADRPALDDLLAACRAVTEGASGGSDPERA; encoded by the coding sequence ATGCCCGATTCGATAGCGGTCGGTGCGCCCGCGCCGACGTTCTCCCTGCGCAATCTCGGCCCCGGTCCCGACCCGTACGGCCTCGCGGATGCGGCCGCCGACCACGACGGACTTCTGTTGCTGTTCCAGCGCGACTACCTCTGTGGCAACTGTCGCAAACAGGTCGCCCACGTGAAGACGCGGTACGAGGAGTTCGCGGCCGTCGACGCCGAGGTGGCGTCGGTCCTCCCCGAGTCGCCCGAGCGCACCCGCGACTGGCAGGCGTCGGTCGAGTTGCCGTACCCGGTGCTCGCGGACCCCGACGGCGAGACGGGCGACGCCTACGACCAGCCGGTTCGATTCGGCGCACTCGGCAACCTGTTCGACCTCGTCGGGCGGATGCCACTGGCGCTCGTCGTCGACCTGCGCGACGAGCCGACGATTTCGTCCGCCTTCCCCGGAACGCGACCCGCCGACCGACCGGCTCTCGACGACCTCCTCGCGGCCTGTCGGGCCGTGACCGAGGGGGCGTCCGGCGGCTCCGACCCTGAGCGTGCGTAG
- a CDS encoding DUF7523 family protein, with the protein MTVAEETRAAVRERPFLYDALAAGVANYAAAAETLDVDADADAVATALRRFAADLDLATTAEADARVTMQRRVGVVDADADVDTDVDDEEALLSVGGQRFAAGAGDGTAILATGTVDVETLERVLGRLRVGGVSVEAAAVTPSALAVVVGRRDGATALRVVEAVVDGA; encoded by the coding sequence ATGACTGTCGCCGAGGAGACACGCGCCGCCGTCCGCGAGCGGCCGTTCCTGTACGACGCACTCGCGGCGGGCGTCGCCAACTACGCCGCCGCCGCCGAGACGCTCGACGTCGACGCCGACGCCGATGCCGTCGCGACTGCACTGCGCCGATTCGCCGCCGACCTCGACCTGGCGACGACCGCCGAGGCCGACGCCCGCGTGACGATGCAGCGCCGGGTCGGTGTCGTCGACGCGGATGCCGACGTGGACACCGATGTGGACGACGAGGAAGCCCTGCTGTCGGTCGGTGGCCAGCGATTCGCCGCCGGTGCGGGCGACGGAACGGCGATTCTCGCTACCGGCACGGTCGACGTGGAGACACTCGAACGCGTCCTCGGTCGACTTCGCGTCGGGGGCGTTTCGGTGGAAGCGGCAGCCGTGACGCCGTCGGCGCTCGCCGTCGTCGTCGGGCGACGCGACGGCGCGACCGCGCTTCGCGTCGTCGAGGCGGTCGTCGACGGGGCGTGA
- a CDS encoding universal stress protein, giving the protein MNRYEVTDIVVGTDGSDPATEAVDTAIAVAAAVGARVHPCAVVDPFPMGQRVTDVERNRQEAASFVEDAADRAREAGVEAVPEVRRGSPYKELVAHVAETDADLLVLGTHGRGGTRRVLLGSVAEAVIRTAEVPVLTVHGDDEIRDWGPDSDVLVATDGSDAALPAEQVSVDLTAALGGRLTAVSAVDESRALASIGAGTVSDGVAESVRTALTEGATAALDRVRERADERGVPLTTEILDGEAGRRIREHAATVDADLVVVGTHGRRGIRRIMLGSVAERVVRSADRPVLVVPAVMGATDSEDGRDATDAA; this is encoded by the coding sequence ATGAATCGTTACGAAGTCACCGACATCGTGGTCGGGACCGACGGGAGCGATCCGGCGACCGAGGCGGTCGACACCGCCATCGCGGTCGCGGCGGCGGTCGGCGCGCGGGTCCACCCCTGCGCCGTCGTCGACCCGTTCCCGATGGGACAGCGGGTGACAGACGTCGAACGGAATCGACAGGAGGCGGCCTCGTTCGTCGAGGACGCCGCAGACCGGGCGCGAGAGGCGGGCGTCGAGGCGGTTCCGGAGGTTCGACGTGGGTCACCCTACAAGGAGTTGGTCGCCCACGTCGCGGAGACGGACGCCGACCTGCTCGTCCTCGGGACACACGGCCGCGGCGGCACGAGGCGGGTCCTCCTCGGGAGTGTCGCCGAAGCGGTCATCCGCACGGCGGAAGTCCCCGTCCTCACCGTCCACGGCGACGACGAGATTCGCGACTGGGGCCCCGACAGCGACGTCCTCGTCGCCACCGACGGCAGCGACGCCGCCCTACCGGCCGAGCAAGTCTCCGTCGACCTGACGGCGGCGTTGGGCGGGCGACTCACGGCCGTGAGCGCCGTCGACGAGTCGAGGGCGCTCGCGAGCATCGGCGCTGGAACGGTGAGCGATGGGGTTGCCGAATCGGTGCGAACCGCCCTCACCGAGGGCGCGACGGCGGCGCTCGACAGAGTCCGTGAGCGGGCAGACGAGCGGGGCGTCCCGCTGACGACGGAGATACTCGACGGTGAGGCCGGTCGTCGAATCCGCGAACACGCTGCCACGGTCGACGCCGATTTGGTCGTCGTCGGCACGCACGGCCGGAGAGGCATCCGTCGGATTATGCTCGGGAGCGTCGCAGAGCGAGTCGTCCGCAGCGCAGACCGACCGGTGTTGGTCGTCCCGGCGGTGATGGGCGCGACCGACTCCGAGGACGGCCGCGACGCGACAGACGCGGCGTAG
- a CDS encoding DUF547 domain-containing protein codes for MSHSAEDEEPSTAATDPLAVSRALLVGVKRGESVEAERESLAAHSETALDALDDAERLAFWLNCYNAAAQLLVADRPALYESRRRFFAADALTVAGTALSLDDIEHGLLRGHSKYGLGYLPRVRPAAFERRHRVDSVDPRIHFALNCAAASCPAIAAYSTNVDAELDDATALYLDRTVEFDPDAGPFGRGVVRVPRVCLWFHGDFGGVAGVRALLRDHDLIGADDRPWVRYHGWDWTRRVGWFRDDET; via the coding sequence GTGAGCCATTCCGCGGAAGACGAGGAGCCGTCCACCGCCGCCACGGATCCGCTCGCGGTGAGTCGCGCGTTGCTGGTTGGCGTCAAGCGCGGGGAGTCGGTCGAGGCGGAACGCGAGTCGCTGGCGGCGCACTCGGAGACCGCGCTGGACGCACTCGACGACGCCGAGCGGCTCGCCTTCTGGCTCAACTGCTACAACGCCGCCGCCCAACTGCTCGTCGCCGACCGGCCCGCACTGTACGAGTCGCGCCGGCGGTTCTTCGCCGCAGACGCGCTGACGGTCGCCGGAACCGCCCTGTCGCTCGACGACATCGAACACGGCCTGCTTCGCGGACACTCGAAGTACGGCCTCGGCTACCTCCCGCGCGTGCGCCCGGCGGCGTTCGAGCGTCGCCACCGCGTGGACTCGGTCGACCCGCGTATCCACTTCGCGCTCAACTGCGCGGCGGCGTCGTGTCCTGCCATCGCCGCGTACTCGACTAACGTGGACGCGGAACTCGACGACGCGACGGCGCTGTACCTCGACCGCACCGTCGAGTTCGACCCGGACGCCGGGCCGTTCGGCCGCGGCGTCGTTCGCGTGCCGCGGGTGTGTCTGTGGTTCCACGGCGACTTTGGAGGTGTGGCCGGGGTCCGGGCGCTGTTGCGCGACCACGACCTGATCGGCGCAGACGACCGCCCGTGGGTCCGCTATCACGGCTGGGACTGGACCCGGCGAGTCGGGTGGTTCCGCGACGACGAGACGTGA